A single genomic interval of Sebastes umbrosus isolate fSebUmb1 chromosome 11, fSebUmb1.pri, whole genome shotgun sequence harbors:
- the otud7b gene encoding OTU domain-containing protein 7B isoform X2, whose translation MTVDMDAVLSDFVRSTGAEPGLARDLLEGKNWDFTAALSDFEQLRQVHAGNLTYSFAEDRTYLPPEKEMARVGRPVLHRQDEVVQAATEKRLSRGISHASSTIVSLARSHVSSTGGSSTEPLLDTPLCTFQLPDLTVYRDDFRGFIERDLIEQSMMVALEHAGRLNWWTKVVSNCQNLLPLATSGDGNCLLHAASLGMWGFHDRDLMLRKSLYALMDHGLEREALKRRWRWQQTQQNKESGLVYTEEEWQKEWNELLKLASSEPRIHYSTNGTNGTESSDEPVYESLEEFHVFVLAHVLRRPIVVVADTMLRDSGGEAFAPIPFGGIYLPLEVPAAKCHRSPLVLAYDQAHFSALVSMEQRDSSKEQVVIPLTDSEHKMLPLHFAVDPGKDWEWGKDDTDNVMLASVALSLEAKLQMLHSYMTVTWLPLPCEQAPLAQPESPTASAGEDARTPPDSGESDKESVSSSSNGNGDTTTGSTVNGGGTLAKNSSSSSSSSSSSGSAAAGTGTAGKDKTKKEKDKDKDKKRADSVANKLGSFGKSLGSKLKKNVGGLMTGKNAAAGGAIKEGVEKKKGSFRGRKGSKESSPSAHASEDSGKGSPSSGSERLNGTGSSMSSSGGSSTESDNYKYSADVKVSMGILRAAMQGERKLIFASLLTTSNRQPFQEEMIQRYLADAEERFRAEQEQQRRDAERKGVTNGIQPPKKETVVGTDLTYRPYEAKEELSENSSPSFNQLKPSPLSPSMYSGVVPIPRPSFIDQTPAAAPLTQHLHMHGYMDTRRQLAGGSPATSYPGLPSYATLPRHCPAAQGPSHPQYNNSQGPASLSPSRLAPSYPPEFDPPDYPGAEPAGGNYTNGFRDMRSNLDSRSGQPPVRHYSLGSAGGLAGLQSSRCRTPSCTYYGHPETGNYCSYCYREELKKREPEPAIHRF comes from the exons ATGACCGTGGATATGGACGCAGTCCTGTCCGACTTTGTCCGTTCCACTGGAGCTGAACCAGGATTGGCCAGAGATCTGCTAGAGG gCAAGAACTGGGATTTCACTGCTGCCCTCAGTGACTTTGAGCAGCTGCgacaggtgcatgctgggaacCTGACGTATTCATTCGCAGAGGACAGGACGTATCTGCCACCCGAAAAGGAGATGGCCAGGGTAGGGCGACCCGTACTCCACCGCCAAGATGAGGTGGTGCAAG CCGCTACAGAGAAGCGTCTGTCGAGGGGCATTTCCCACGCCAGTTCAACCATCGTGTCGCTGGCCCGCTCACACGTCTCAAGCACTGGAGGTAGCAGTACCGAGCCACTTCTGGACACGCCCCTGTGCACTTTCCAACTACCAGACCTCACCGTGTACCGGGACGACTTCCGTGGCTTCATCGAGAGGGACCTTATTGAGCAGTCGATGATGGTGGCCTTGGAGCATGCTG GGCGACTGAACTGGTGGACGAAAGTGGTTTCAAACTGTCAGAATCTGCTGCCTCTGGCAACAAGCGGAGACGGAAATTGCCTGTTACACGCCGCCTCGCTCG GTATGTGGGGTTTTCATGACCGGGACCTGATGCTACGGAAGTCTCTGTATGCGCTGATGGATCACGGGCTGGAGAGAGAGGCACTGAAGCGCAGGTGGAGGTGGCAGCAGACCCAGCAGAACAAAGAG TCCGGTCTGGTGTACACAGAGGAGGAGTGGCAGAAAGAGTGGAATGAACTGTTGAAGCTCGCCTCCAGTGAGCCGAGAATACACTACAGCACCAACGGCACCAACGG GACGGAGTCCTCAGATGAACCGGTGTACGAAAGTTTAGAGGAGTTTCACGTTTTTGTCTTGGCCCACGTCCTCAGGAGACCCATAGTGGTGGTGGCCGACACCATGCTGAGGGACTCTGGAGGGGAGG CCTTTGCTCCCATCCCGTTCGGAGGCATCTACCTACCGCTGGAAGTGCCAGCTGCCAAGTGCCATCGCTCGCCCCTGGTCCTGGCATACGACCAGGCGCACTTTTCTGCCCTGGTCTCCATGGAGCAGAGAGACAGCTCCAAAGAGCAAG TTGTGATCCCTCTCACTGACTCAGAGCACAAAATGCTGCCTCTGCACTTCGCGGTGGACCCTGGGAAAGATTGGGAGTGGGGCAAGGATGACACAGACAACGTGATGCTGGCAAG TGTGGCTCTTTCTTTGGAGGCCAAGCTCCAGATGTTACACAGCTACATGACAGTCACCTGGCTGCCCCTGCCCTGTGAG CAAGCCCCTCTGGCCCAGCCCGAGTCTCCTACAGCATCGGCAGGAGAGGACGCCCGAACGCCTCCTGACTCAGGAGAGTCAGATAAGGAGTcagtcagcagcagctccaATGGCAACGGAGACACAACGACAGGATCAACGGTCAATGGAGGCGGGACCTTGGCCAAGAacagctcctcttcctcatctagTTCCTCCAGCAGTGGATCGGCAGCGGCGGGGACGGGAACAGCGGGGAAGGACAAAACCAAGAAGGAGAAGGACAAGGATAAAGACAAGAAGAGGGCAGACTCTGTGGCCAATAAGCTTGGCAGTTTTGGCAAAAGCCTGGGCAGCAAGCTGAAGAAGAACGTGGGCGGACTGATGACGGGGAAGAACGCTGCAGCAGGAGGTGCCATTAAGGAGGgcgtggagaagaagaagggctCGTTTAGGGGGAGGAAGGGCAGCAAGGAAAGCTCGCCTTCAGCCCACGCCTCAGAGGATTCTGGGAAAGGCTCCCCCTCCTCAGGTAGCGAGCGTCTCAACGGAACAGGAAGCAGTATGAGCAGCAGCGGCGGGAGCAGTACGGAGAGCGATAACTACAAGTACAGCGCTGATGTCAAGGTCAGCATGGGCATCCTGCGAGCGGCCATGCAAGGTGAGAGGAAATTAATCTTCGCCAGCCTTCTCACTACCAGCAACCGGCAGCCCTTCCAGGAGGAGATGATCCAGCGGTACCTTGCCGACGCAGAGGAGCGCTTTCGGGCCGAGCAAGAACAACAGCGGCGTGATGCGGAAAGGAAAGGCGTCACCAATGGCATCCAGCCACCTAAGAAGGAGACGGTCGTTGGTACAGATTTGACCTACCGGCCTTATGAGGCCAAAGAGGAGCTGTCGGAGAACTCGTCACCTTCCTTCAACCAACTCAAGCCCTCTCCGTTGAGCCCCTCTATGTACTCTGGCGTCGTGCCCATCCCCCGGCCCTCCTTCATAGACCAGACTCCTGCTGCAGCACCCCTCACCCAGCACCTTCATATGCACGGCTACATGGATACTCGGCGCCAGCTCGCCGGCGGCTCCCCGGCTACCTCCTACCCCGGCCTCCCCTCTTACGCCACTCTTCCCCGGCACTGCCCGGCAGCGCAGGGTCCCTCCCATCCCCAGTACAATAACTCACAAGGCCCCGCCTCCCTGAGTCCCTCTCGCCTCGCGCCCTCGTATCCCCCCGAGTTCGACCCACCGGACTACCCCGGGGCCGAACCCGCCGGTGGGAATTACACCAACGGCTTCCGGGACATGCGTTCCAACTTAGACTCTCGGAGTGGGCAACCCCCAGTCAGACACTACTCACTGGGCAGCGCCGGCGGTTTGGCCGGCCTGCAGTCCAGCCGCTGTCGGACACCCAGCTGCACCTACTACGGACACCCCGAGACGGGCAACTACTGCTCCTACTGCTACCGGGAAGAGCTGAAGAAGAGGGAGCCCGAACCAGCCATCCACAGGTTCTGA
- the otud7b gene encoding OTU domain-containing protein 7B isoform X1: protein MTVDMDAVLSDFVRSTGAEPGLARDLLEGKNWDFTAALSDFEQLRQVHAGNLTYSFAEDRTYLPPEKEMARVGRPVLHRQDEVVQAATEKRLSRGISHASSTIVSLARSHVSSTGGSSTEPLLDTPLCTFQLPDLTVYRDDFRGFIERDLIEQSMMVALEHAGRLNWWTKVVSNCQNLLPLATSGDGNCLLHAASLGMWGFHDRDLMLRKSLYALMDHGLEREALKRRWRWQQTQQNKESGLVYTEEEWQKEWNELLKLASSEPRIHYSTNGTNGTESSDEPVYESLEEFHVFVLAHVLRRPIVVVADTMLRDSGGEAFAPIPFGGIYLPLEVPAAKCHRSPLVLAYDQAHFSALVSMEQRDSSKEQAVVIPLTDSEHKMLPLHFAVDPGKDWEWGKDDTDNVMLASVALSLEAKLQMLHSYMTVTWLPLPCEQAPLAQPESPTASAGEDARTPPDSGESDKESVSSSSNGNGDTTTGSTVNGGGTLAKNSSSSSSSSSSSGSAAAGTGTAGKDKTKKEKDKDKDKKRADSVANKLGSFGKSLGSKLKKNVGGLMTGKNAAAGGAIKEGVEKKKGSFRGRKGSKESSPSAHASEDSGKGSPSSGSERLNGTGSSMSSSGGSSTESDNYKYSADVKVSMGILRAAMQGERKLIFASLLTTSNRQPFQEEMIQRYLADAEERFRAEQEQQRRDAERKGVTNGIQPPKKETVVGTDLTYRPYEAKEELSENSSPSFNQLKPSPLSPSMYSGVVPIPRPSFIDQTPAAAPLTQHLHMHGYMDTRRQLAGGSPATSYPGLPSYATLPRHCPAAQGPSHPQYNNSQGPASLSPSRLAPSYPPEFDPPDYPGAEPAGGNYTNGFRDMRSNLDSRSGQPPVRHYSLGSAGGLAGLQSSRCRTPSCTYYGHPETGNYCSYCYREELKKREPEPAIHRF from the exons ATGACCGTGGATATGGACGCAGTCCTGTCCGACTTTGTCCGTTCCACTGGAGCTGAACCAGGATTGGCCAGAGATCTGCTAGAGG gCAAGAACTGGGATTTCACTGCTGCCCTCAGTGACTTTGAGCAGCTGCgacaggtgcatgctgggaacCTGACGTATTCATTCGCAGAGGACAGGACGTATCTGCCACCCGAAAAGGAGATGGCCAGGGTAGGGCGACCCGTACTCCACCGCCAAGATGAGGTGGTGCAAG CCGCTACAGAGAAGCGTCTGTCGAGGGGCATTTCCCACGCCAGTTCAACCATCGTGTCGCTGGCCCGCTCACACGTCTCAAGCACTGGAGGTAGCAGTACCGAGCCACTTCTGGACACGCCCCTGTGCACTTTCCAACTACCAGACCTCACCGTGTACCGGGACGACTTCCGTGGCTTCATCGAGAGGGACCTTATTGAGCAGTCGATGATGGTGGCCTTGGAGCATGCTG GGCGACTGAACTGGTGGACGAAAGTGGTTTCAAACTGTCAGAATCTGCTGCCTCTGGCAACAAGCGGAGACGGAAATTGCCTGTTACACGCCGCCTCGCTCG GTATGTGGGGTTTTCATGACCGGGACCTGATGCTACGGAAGTCTCTGTATGCGCTGATGGATCACGGGCTGGAGAGAGAGGCACTGAAGCGCAGGTGGAGGTGGCAGCAGACCCAGCAGAACAAAGAG TCCGGTCTGGTGTACACAGAGGAGGAGTGGCAGAAAGAGTGGAATGAACTGTTGAAGCTCGCCTCCAGTGAGCCGAGAATACACTACAGCACCAACGGCACCAACGG GACGGAGTCCTCAGATGAACCGGTGTACGAAAGTTTAGAGGAGTTTCACGTTTTTGTCTTGGCCCACGTCCTCAGGAGACCCATAGTGGTGGTGGCCGACACCATGCTGAGGGACTCTGGAGGGGAGG CCTTTGCTCCCATCCCGTTCGGAGGCATCTACCTACCGCTGGAAGTGCCAGCTGCCAAGTGCCATCGCTCGCCCCTGGTCCTGGCATACGACCAGGCGCACTTTTCTGCCCTGGTCTCCATGGAGCAGAGAGACAGCTCCAAAGAGCAAG CAGTTGTGATCCCTCTCACTGACTCAGAGCACAAAATGCTGCCTCTGCACTTCGCGGTGGACCCTGGGAAAGATTGGGAGTGGGGCAAGGATGACACAGACAACGTGATGCTGGCAAG TGTGGCTCTTTCTTTGGAGGCCAAGCTCCAGATGTTACACAGCTACATGACAGTCACCTGGCTGCCCCTGCCCTGTGAG CAAGCCCCTCTGGCCCAGCCCGAGTCTCCTACAGCATCGGCAGGAGAGGACGCCCGAACGCCTCCTGACTCAGGAGAGTCAGATAAGGAGTcagtcagcagcagctccaATGGCAACGGAGACACAACGACAGGATCAACGGTCAATGGAGGCGGGACCTTGGCCAAGAacagctcctcttcctcatctagTTCCTCCAGCAGTGGATCGGCAGCGGCGGGGACGGGAACAGCGGGGAAGGACAAAACCAAGAAGGAGAAGGACAAGGATAAAGACAAGAAGAGGGCAGACTCTGTGGCCAATAAGCTTGGCAGTTTTGGCAAAAGCCTGGGCAGCAAGCTGAAGAAGAACGTGGGCGGACTGATGACGGGGAAGAACGCTGCAGCAGGAGGTGCCATTAAGGAGGgcgtggagaagaagaagggctCGTTTAGGGGGAGGAAGGGCAGCAAGGAAAGCTCGCCTTCAGCCCACGCCTCAGAGGATTCTGGGAAAGGCTCCCCCTCCTCAGGTAGCGAGCGTCTCAACGGAACAGGAAGCAGTATGAGCAGCAGCGGCGGGAGCAGTACGGAGAGCGATAACTACAAGTACAGCGCTGATGTCAAGGTCAGCATGGGCATCCTGCGAGCGGCCATGCAAGGTGAGAGGAAATTAATCTTCGCCAGCCTTCTCACTACCAGCAACCGGCAGCCCTTCCAGGAGGAGATGATCCAGCGGTACCTTGCCGACGCAGAGGAGCGCTTTCGGGCCGAGCAAGAACAACAGCGGCGTGATGCGGAAAGGAAAGGCGTCACCAATGGCATCCAGCCACCTAAGAAGGAGACGGTCGTTGGTACAGATTTGACCTACCGGCCTTATGAGGCCAAAGAGGAGCTGTCGGAGAACTCGTCACCTTCCTTCAACCAACTCAAGCCCTCTCCGTTGAGCCCCTCTATGTACTCTGGCGTCGTGCCCATCCCCCGGCCCTCCTTCATAGACCAGACTCCTGCTGCAGCACCCCTCACCCAGCACCTTCATATGCACGGCTACATGGATACTCGGCGCCAGCTCGCCGGCGGCTCCCCGGCTACCTCCTACCCCGGCCTCCCCTCTTACGCCACTCTTCCCCGGCACTGCCCGGCAGCGCAGGGTCCCTCCCATCCCCAGTACAATAACTCACAAGGCCCCGCCTCCCTGAGTCCCTCTCGCCTCGCGCCCTCGTATCCCCCCGAGTTCGACCCACCGGACTACCCCGGGGCCGAACCCGCCGGTGGGAATTACACCAACGGCTTCCGGGACATGCGTTCCAACTTAGACTCTCGGAGTGGGCAACCCCCAGTCAGACACTACTCACTGGGCAGCGCCGGCGGTTTGGCCGGCCTGCAGTCCAGCCGCTGTCGGACACCCAGCTGCACCTACTACGGACACCCCGAGACGGGCAACTACTGCTCCTACTGCTACCGGGAAGAGCTGAAGAAGAGGGAGCCCGAACCAGCCATCCACAGGTTCTGA